A window from Planctomicrobium piriforme encodes these proteins:
- the rfbB gene encoding dTDP-glucose 4,6-dehydratase — translation MKRIVVTGGCGFIGSNFVRMMHESHPDLVIANIDKLTYAGNAENLADLDASPRYQFRRGDICDREFVKGVLSEAPVDALLNFAAESHVDRSILDSGPFVQTNIVGTQVLLDACREFKVPRYVQISTDEVYGSLGSEGFFTEETPIAPNSPYSSSKAASDLLVRAYVHTFGFPAVITRCSNNYGPYQFPEKLLPLFISNAMEGKSLPVYGKGENIRDWIHVLDHCRGIEAALLKGRDGEVYNFGGRTEMTNIALTKLLLKLLDKPESLIRYVADRPGHDLRYAIDCTKAETELGWKPQVSFESGLQATIDWYQQHADWVQRIRSGAYQSYYERQYGQRLSAT, via the coding sequence ATGAAACGGATTGTGGTCACCGGCGGCTGCGGCTTCATCGGCTCGAACTTCGTGCGGATGATGCACGAGTCTCATCCGGATCTGGTCATTGCGAATATCGACAAGCTGACCTACGCCGGCAACGCCGAGAATCTGGCCGACCTGGACGCCAGCCCGCGGTATCAGTTCCGCCGCGGCGACATCTGCGACCGGGAATTCGTCAAAGGAGTTTTGAGCGAAGCACCGGTGGACGCCCTGCTGAACTTCGCTGCCGAAAGCCATGTCGACCGCAGCATTCTCGACTCTGGCCCCTTCGTGCAAACGAACATTGTCGGCACGCAAGTGCTGCTCGACGCCTGCCGCGAATTCAAGGTTCCCCGTTACGTCCAGATTTCGACCGACGAAGTCTACGGCTCGCTAGGCAGTGAAGGCTTCTTCACCGAAGAAACGCCAATTGCACCCAACAGTCCGTACTCGTCTTCGAAAGCCGCGTCGGATCTGCTTGTGCGTGCGTATGTCCACACGTTTGGTTTCCCAGCGGTGATCACTCGGTGCTCGAACAACTACGGCCCGTACCAGTTTCCCGAAAAGCTGCTGCCGCTGTTCATTTCGAATGCGATGGAAGGGAAGTCGCTGCCGGTGTACGGCAAAGGGGAAAACATCCGCGACTGGATTCACGTTCTCGACCACTGCCGGGGAATCGAAGCCGCCCTGCTGAAAGGCCGTGACGGCGAGGTGTACAACTTTGGCGGCCGAACCGAGATGACCAACATCGCCCTGACGAAGCTGCTGCTCAAATTGCTCGACAAGCCGGAAAGTTTGATTCGTTACGTCGCCGACCGGCCAGGTCACGACCTCCGCTATGCCATCGATTGCACCAAGGCCGAGACCGAACTCGGTTGGAAACCTCAGGTGTCGTTCGAATCAGGCCTGCAGGCGACCATCGACTGGTACCAGCAGCACGCCGACTGGGTCCAGCGCATCCGCTCGGGCGCGTATCAGTCCTACTACGAACGCCAGTACGGGCAACGGCTGTCGGCAACGTAA
- a CDS encoding HvfC/BufC family peptide modification chaperone, translating to MMPGANDLDVLQRWMLSVISHPGGVEAGVESAGAQREIPLPRAQISEVIPASKRNDSYQRLAVYGNAYFARLIECLAAEFPALRHAAGEEAFAGLASGYLQATPSQSYTLAELGRGFPGYLQTTRPPRSVSETPDWPDFLIDLSTLERIYSEVFDGPGHERVPLLTADSLRAIPGEDWPALRLQTTPSLRLATFRFPVHEYATAVRLQQMPEFPPAIETRLAIHRRDYVVRRRTLTEVQFALLQALDRRQPLADAIEMAAQATSDQFSPVDLQTWFQEWTAAGYFIGVSSAVQS from the coding sequence ATGATGCCGGGCGCCAACGATCTGGATGTCCTGCAACGCTGGATGCTGTCGGTCATCAGCCATCCAGGCGGAGTCGAAGCCGGTGTTGAGAGCGCAGGTGCCCAGCGCGAAATTCCGCTGCCGCGCGCGCAGATTTCCGAGGTCATCCCGGCATCGAAGCGGAATGACAGTTATCAGCGGCTGGCGGTCTATGGAAATGCCTACTTCGCCCGACTGATCGAATGCCTCGCGGCGGAATTCCCGGCACTGCGTCATGCGGCTGGCGAAGAGGCGTTTGCGGGACTGGCGTCAGGTTACCTGCAGGCAACGCCGTCGCAGTCGTACACGCTTGCGGAACTCGGCCGAGGCTTTCCGGGATACTTGCAGACGACGCGTCCTCCGCGTTCAGTAAGTGAGACGCCTGACTGGCCTGATTTTCTTATCGATCTGTCGACACTGGAACGCATTTACAGCGAAGTGTTCGACGGCCCGGGCCATGAGCGAGTCCCCTTGCTGACTGCCGATTCATTACGGGCGATTCCAGGAGAAGACTGGCCTGCCTTGCGGCTGCAGACGACGCCGTCGCTACGACTGGCGACGTTTCGTTTCCCGGTGCATGAGTACGCGACCGCGGTGCGATTGCAGCAAATGCCGGAGTTTCCGCCTGCGATAGAAACTCGACTGGCCATTCACCGCCGCGACTATGTCGTCCGCCGCCGCACGCTCACCGAAGTGCAGTTCGCACTCCTGCAGGCACTGGATCGCAGGCAGCCGCTGGCTGATGCGATCGAAATGGCGGCGCAAGCCACCTCAGACCAGTTTTCACCCGTCGACCTGCAAACCTGGTTTCAGGAATGGACCGCCGCCGGGTATTTCATCGGTGTGAGTTCCGCCGTGCAAAGCTGA
- a CDS encoding alkaline phosphatase family protein, translating to MAKHVVLISVPGLRRQDLASMPNLSGLAAQGSVATLSPTFPAVTCPVQANMTTGVGPEKHGIIANGFFYRDRGEVEMWTAWNSCFQAPQIWDILHQKDPSLTSAVWFPLHSKGAGSDYICTPAPIHNPDGSESLWCYTKPTELYGELRDQLGHFPLMHFWGPLANIKSSDWIIDSAVIAAKKFAPRFSYIYIPHLDYAAQKNGPNSPQAAQAVVDIDRSLGRLLEGYKAAGLTDVHWLVASEYVIEEVDSVVYPNRMLREAGLLALKEENGREYLLPGQSPAWALVDHQLAHIFVHDADDIDWVADMFREHPQIAHVLVGEERRAFSVDHPRSGDIVLIAQPNAWFAYYWWEQDDRAPEFARTVDIHKKPGYDPVEMFIEMPARAIPLDATLVRGSHGYPADSPARKGVLLSSSVLSKTEYQDTDVAGLVLSDFGVTR from the coding sequence ATGGCGAAACATGTGGTGCTGATTTCTGTTCCCGGCCTGCGGCGGCAAGACCTGGCGTCGATGCCCAACCTGAGCGGGCTGGCAGCTCAGGGGTCAGTCGCCACGTTGAGTCCCACGTTTCCGGCGGTCACCTGTCCGGTCCAGGCGAATATGACCACCGGAGTCGGTCCTGAAAAGCACGGCATCATCGCCAACGGCTTTTTCTATCGCGACCGCGGTGAAGTCGAGATGTGGACCGCCTGGAACAGTTGTTTTCAGGCTCCGCAGATCTGGGACATTCTGCATCAGAAAGACCCGTCGCTGACGTCGGCGGTGTGGTTCCCGCTGCATTCAAAGGGGGCTGGTTCCGATTACATCTGTACCCCTGCCCCCATCCACAATCCGGACGGTTCGGAATCGCTGTGGTGTTACACCAAGCCGACCGAACTCTACGGCGAACTCCGCGATCAGTTGGGGCACTTCCCGCTCATGCACTTCTGGGGACCGCTCGCCAACATCAAGTCCTCCGACTGGATCATCGATTCGGCGGTCATCGCGGCGAAGAAGTTCGCTCCGCGATTCTCTTACATCTACATTCCGCATCTCGACTACGCAGCCCAGAAGAACGGTCCCAACAGTCCCCAGGCAGCGCAAGCGGTTGTCGACATCGACCGTTCCCTCGGACGACTGCTTGAAGGCTACAAAGCGGCGGGGCTGACGGACGTGCATTGGCTGGTCGCCAGCGAATATGTGATCGAGGAAGTCGATTCCGTCGTCTATCCCAACCGCATGCTGCGCGAAGCGGGACTGTTGGCGCTGAAGGAAGAGAACGGTCGCGAATATCTGCTGCCTGGCCAGTCCCCTGCCTGGGCATTGGTCGACCATCAACTCGCGCACATCTTTGTCCACGACGCGGACGACATCGACTGGGTGGCCGACATGTTCCGCGAACACCCGCAAATCGCCCATGTGCTGGTCGGTGAAGAGCGTCGCGCGTTCTCGGTCGATCATCCCCGCTCAGGCGACATCGTCCTCATCGCGCAGCCGAATGCCTGGTTTGCCTATTACTGGTGGGAACAGGACGACCGCGCACCTGAGTTCGCCCGAACCGTCGACATCCACAAAAAGCCGGGTTACGACCCGGTGGAAATGTTCATCGAGATGCCGGCCCGAGCAATCCCGCTCGACGCGACGCTGGTCCGCGGATCACACGGCTATCCGGCCGACTCACCAGCCCGAAAGGGAGTGTTGCTGTCGTCGTCGGTGCTGTCGAAAACGGAGTACCAGGACACCGATGTGGCCGGACTGGTGCTGTCTGATTTCGGAGTGACGCGATAG
- the ispE gene encoding 4-(cytidine 5'-diphospho)-2-C-methyl-D-erythritol kinase — protein MRLSRQGQTLSVLAPAKLNLSLTVLGRRPDGYHNLETVMLSVRLYDSLQFSQAESNSIELDCRNRCRPRLPLANDERNLVIRAARLLQAETGCTRGVKISLTKRIPMEAGLGGGSSDAAATLVALNQFWELGLSQAQLHSLAAQLGSDVNFFLDSAPAAFCTGRGEAIEPVPVAQPLHFMIVKPPFGLSTGKVFQQWWIDRSTSRIEQQAALRALARGDVRRVGQAIINDLQRPAQSLNGQLDEVLNELAKADVPGYGMTGSGSACFALCRDARQAAVLAGRWRQRGLGQVFAVSSGV, from the coding sequence TTGCGGTTGTCACGTCAGGGCCAGACTCTGAGCGTGCTGGCCCCGGCAAAGTTGAACCTGTCGTTGACTGTGCTGGGCCGCAGGCCAGATGGCTATCACAACCTCGAAACGGTGATGCTGTCAGTGCGATTGTACGACTCGCTGCAGTTCTCGCAGGCAGAGTCGAACTCAATCGAACTGGACTGCCGCAACCGGTGCCGCCCGCGCCTGCCGCTCGCCAATGACGAACGCAATCTCGTCATCCGCGCCGCCCGACTGCTGCAAGCCGAAACAGGCTGCACCCGGGGCGTGAAAATTTCGCTCACCAAACGCATTCCCATGGAGGCCGGCCTGGGCGGCGGTTCCAGCGACGCCGCCGCCACGCTCGTGGCGCTCAATCAGTTCTGGGAACTCGGGCTCTCACAGGCACAGCTCCATTCGCTGGCCGCACAACTCGGTAGTGACGTCAATTTCTTTCTCGATTCCGCCCCCGCTGCATTTTGCACTGGTCGCGGCGAGGCAATTGAACCCGTCCCTGTCGCTCAGCCTCTCCATTTTATGATCGTGAAGCCGCCGTTTGGACTCTCGACCGGAAAAGTCTTTCAGCAGTGGTGGATCGACCGTTCCACTTCGCGTATTGAACAGCAGGCCGCATTACGGGCGCTGGCCAGGGGGGACGTGCGCCGCGTCGGGCAGGCGATCATCAACGATCTGCAGCGCCCGGCTCAGTCGCTCAACGGCCAGCTCGACGAAGTATTGAACGAACTGGCCAAGGCCGATGTCCCGGGCTACGGGATGACCGGCAGCGGGTCGGCGTGCTTTGCCTTGTGCCGCGATGCCCGACAGGCCGCCGTGCTGGCGGGTCGCTGGCGGCAGCGGGGGCTGGGTCAGGTGTTTGCGGTCAGTTCAGGAGTGTGA
- a CDS encoding SpoVG family protein has product MEITEVRIKLMNGAQDRLLGFCSITIDHAFVVRDLKIIKGSKGAFVAMPSRKLTDRCPGCCNKNPLRSAYCSQCGRQLGENRSIKSIDGRAKLYADIAHPINCDCRDMIQHRVLLAYDEELILAQQPGYICRYDDFGEFDLDVAESDRWDDPLIAHGENGHRRWDAPQPLQGPHAPCTESAFQEFQQQGRPGEFGDGLF; this is encoded by the coding sequence ATGGAGATCACAGAGGTTCGGATCAAGCTGATGAACGGCGCGCAAGACCGCCTGCTGGGATTCTGCTCGATCACCATCGACCACGCGTTCGTGGTCCGGGATCTGAAGATCATTAAGGGGAGCAAAGGGGCGTTTGTGGCGATGCCCAGCCGCAAACTGACCGACCGCTGCCCCGGCTGCTGCAACAAAAACCCGTTGCGCTCCGCCTACTGCTCGCAGTGCGGTCGGCAATTGGGTGAGAACCGCTCGATCAAGTCCATCGACGGCCGGGCCAAGCTCTACGCGGATATCGCCCACCCGATCAATTGCGACTGCCGCGACATGATCCAGCACCGCGTGCTGCTGGCCTACGACGAAGAACTGATCCTCGCCCAGCAGCCCGGCTACATTTGCCGCTACGACGACTTCGGAGAGTTCGATCTCGACGTCGCCGAGTCCGACCGCTGGGACGACCCGCTGATTGCTCACGGCGAAAACGGCCACCGCCGCTGGGACGCCCCGCAACCCCTCCAGGGCCCACACGCCCCCTGCACCGAATCCGCCTTCCAGGAATTCCAGCAACAAGGCCGGCCGGGCGAGTTTGGGGATGGGTTATTTTGA
- the wrbA gene encoding NAD(P)H:quinone oxidoreductase — protein sequence MKIQVVFYSMYGHIYKMAEAVAEGAKSVPGAEVSLLQVPELVPDAALERTGAKKVRDTFASIPLATTNGLADADAIIFGTPTRFGNMCAQMRNFLDQTGGLWAKGGLIGKVGSVFASTGTQHGGQETTITSFHTTLLHHGMIIVGVPYSCQEITNMNEITGGTPYGATTLAGADGSRVPSENELAIARFQGKHVAEITKKLVGG from the coding sequence ATGAAGATTCAAGTCGTCTTCTACAGCATGTACGGACACATCTACAAGATGGCGGAAGCTGTCGCCGAAGGGGCGAAGTCAGTCCCTGGCGCGGAAGTCTCCCTGTTACAGGTGCCGGAACTGGTGCCTGACGCCGCGCTCGAACGCACCGGCGCGAAGAAAGTCCGCGACACGTTTGCAAGCATCCCGCTGGCCACGACGAATGGGCTGGCCGATGCCGACGCAATCATCTTCGGCACACCGACCCGATTCGGCAACATGTGCGCCCAGATGCGGAACTTTCTCGATCAGACCGGCGGCTTGTGGGCCAAGGGGGGACTGATCGGGAAGGTCGGCAGCGTCTTCGCCAGTACCGGGACTCAGCACGGCGGACAGGAAACAACGATCACCAGTTTCCACACGACGCTGCTGCATCACGGCATGATCATCGTGGGCGTGCCGTACTCCTGCCAGGAGATCACCAACATGAACGAAATCACCGGCGGCACGCCATACGGAGCAACCACGCTGGCCGGCGCGGACGGCTCGCGAGTTCCCAGCGAAAACGAACTCGCCATTGCTCGCTTCCAGGGCAAACACGTCGCCGAGATCACGAAGAAACTGGTCGGCGGTTAA
- a CDS encoding NAD(P)/FAD-dependent oxidoreductase, with the protein MQVRLTNLRLPVEAGELELPRQISQRLGIRTSDLSSWKILRKSLDARSKRDLQFVYTIAVQLPDDPQLNKRLTKKKDVESFVSENFDDPPPGEQSLSDRPVVIGAGPAGLLAGYYLAVRGYRPLIIERGYPVKERVPVIRAFDRNHAPHEPENNYLFGEGGAGCFSDGKLTCRMTGPDVDWVLQSFVTCGGRDSILYEHRPHLGSNKLPMICRNFRRKIEALGGEYRFQCRLESIEVRDGQIVGIGTSSGPIATRHVVLGTGHSARDTYAMLHGSGLPMRQRAFQLGLRIEQPQAEVNKWKYGRSEYLELLGAADYSIVAKGGTQDLYSFCMCAGGYVIPSVSEPGQFCTNGMSNSRHDTPFANAGLMVTLDPMHFGSSHPLAGVELQRKFEAIAFEMGEGDYLSPIQRVSDFLAGRAVVGDRSYPCSYERGTISNDLRAVLPGVVIEAIKSGLPVMDQKWRGAFLKEAMLVGPEMRGSAPLRMERDEITREAPGIAGLYPVGEGAGYAGGIVSAAVDGLRSAREIVRRFAPLGLRLEA; encoded by the coding sequence ATGCAAGTGCGTCTCACCAATCTCCGGCTGCCTGTCGAGGCGGGCGAACTTGAATTGCCGCGGCAGATCAGCCAGCGACTCGGCATCCGCACGAGCGATCTTTCCTCCTGGAAAATTCTGCGGAAAAGTCTTGACGCCCGATCGAAGCGGGATCTGCAGTTCGTCTACACCATTGCCGTGCAGTTGCCGGACGACCCGCAACTGAACAAGCGTCTGACGAAGAAAAAAGACGTCGAGTCTTTTGTCTCTGAAAACTTCGATGATCCCCCGCCAGGCGAGCAGTCGCTCAGCGACCGACCTGTGGTCATTGGGGCTGGGCCTGCCGGGTTGCTGGCCGGGTATTACCTCGCCGTGCGGGGATACCGCCCTTTGATCATCGAGCGCGGTTATCCGGTGAAAGAACGAGTGCCGGTGATTCGCGCCTTCGACCGTAATCACGCCCCGCACGAGCCGGAAAACAATTACCTCTTCGGCGAAGGAGGAGCTGGCTGCTTCTCGGACGGCAAGCTCACCTGTCGCATGACGGGCCCGGACGTCGACTGGGTACTGCAGTCGTTCGTCACCTGCGGCGGTCGCGATTCGATTCTGTATGAGCATCGTCCGCATCTGGGGAGCAACAAACTCCCGATGATCTGTCGCAATTTCCGCCGCAAAATTGAAGCACTCGGAGGCGAATACCGTTTCCAGTGCCGGCTTGAAAGCATTGAAGTCCGCGACGGCCAGATCGTCGGCATCGGTACATCCAGCGGACCGATTGCCACGCGGCATGTGGTGCTCGGAACCGGCCATAGTGCCCGCGACACCTATGCCATGCTCCACGGTTCAGGACTGCCGATGCGACAGCGCGCGTTTCAACTTGGCTTGCGGATCGAACAGCCGCAAGCGGAAGTGAACAAATGGAAATACGGCCGCAGCGAATATCTCGAACTGCTCGGCGCCGCCGATTATTCGATCGTCGCGAAGGGGGGAACTCAAGACCTGTACTCGTTCTGCATGTGCGCCGGCGGATATGTCATTCCCAGCGTCTCTGAGCCGGGCCAGTTCTGCACCAATGGCATGAGCAATTCGCGGCACGACACGCCGTTCGCGAATGCCGGTCTCATGGTCACGCTGGACCCGATGCATTTCGGCAGCAGCCATCCGCTGGCAGGGGTCGAACTGCAGCGCAAGTTTGAAGCCATCGCCTTTGAAATGGGTGAAGGGGACTACCTGTCCCCGATTCAACGGGTCAGCGATTTTCTGGCCGGTCGTGCCGTCGTGGGCGATCGCTCTTATCCCTGCTCCTATGAGCGCGGGACAATCAGCAACGATCTGCGGGCAGTCTTGCCGGGCGTGGTGATCGAAGCCATCAAGTCGGGCTTGCCGGTCATGGACCAGAAGTGGCGCGGCGCCTTTTTGAAAGAGGCCATGCTCGTCGGCCCGGAAATGCGAGGGAGTGCCCCGCTGCGGATGGAACGGGACGAGATCACACGCGAAGCCCCTGGCATCGCCGGCCTGTACCCGGTTGGAGAAGGCGCAGGCTACGCCGGCGGCATTGTCAGCGCTGCGGTCGACGGCCTTCGCAGCGCGCGAGAGATTGTTCGACGGTTTGCGCCTCTAGGCTTGAGGCTTGAGGCTTGA
- the trmB gene encoding tRNA (guanosine(46)-N7)-methyltransferase TrmB — MTESVPADLKPYFLVLDDIEKDYGGKLDWPVFFGNDRPVEIDVGCGRGLFLYHAAPARPDANFLGIELEYKEGRRGARRLQKRELPNARVLGGDVFVAFTKMIAPQSVDAIHVYFPDPWWKRRHRQRRVFNDRFADLAAQLLKPGGLLHSWTDVEEYFGVISGLMNNHAEYITLPPPAERAPGDDMDYQTSYERKKRKLGLPIYRGLWQRR; from the coding sequence ATGACCGAGTCCGTGCCTGCCGATTTGAAGCCGTACTTTCTGGTTCTCGATGACATCGAGAAAGACTACGGCGGCAAGCTCGACTGGCCTGTCTTCTTTGGGAACGACCGACCGGTCGAGATCGACGTCGGCTGCGGGCGGGGGCTGTTTCTGTATCACGCCGCGCCGGCCCGGCCCGATGCGAATTTTCTGGGCATCGAACTCGAATACAAAGAAGGCCGCCGCGGCGCTCGACGGCTGCAAAAACGCGAACTCCCGAACGCCAGAGTGCTGGGGGGCGACGTGTTTGTCGCGTTCACCAAGATGATCGCGCCGCAGTCGGTCGATGCGATTCACGTTTACTTCCCCGACCCGTGGTGGAAGCGACGGCACCGTCAACGTCGGGTGTTCAACGACCGTTTTGCGGACCTTGCCGCGCAGCTGCTGAAGCCGGGCGGCCTGCTGCATTCGTGGACGGATGTCGAAGAATACTTCGGGGTAATCTCTGGCCTGATGAACAATCACGCCGAGTACATCACCCTGCCTCCCCCGGCCGAACGGGCACCTGGGGACGATATGGACTACCAGACCAGCTACGAGCGGAAAAAACGCAAGCTGGGACTGCCGATTTATCGCGGACTCTGGCAGCGGCGATAG
- a CDS encoding glycosyltransferase family 4 protein → MHIAIVTAGGAGMFCGSCMHDNTWARALIAQGAEVSLIPCYTPLRLDEQSASLNRVFFGGINVYLNGKLGWWKSMPRAVTGWLDNPSLIRWATSFSVSNDAAELGELMLSMLQGEHGPHRTAVAELADFLRQLRPDVIIFSNALLSGALHEIRQATTAPVLCTLQGDDVFLDSLTPAYRQRSIDLVSKCSQEFDGFLTHTEFYRQYMANYLSLPVDAFSVLPLGIDVNEYPGRPRPAEPGRFVVGYFARMAPEKGLHHLADAFVLLKQRLPYARLKIGGYQEGPGREYLNKVLAHLSAQGIEVENAGSPSTIAEKIRFFSDLDVFSVPTDFLEPKGMSILEAMANGVPVVQPAHGSFPEIIQATGGGLLVTPKNPQALADGLEEMSDPARRARFAHDAWENVRAQYNPQRMAERTLEILQRTSRRTLPVN, encoded by the coding sequence ATGCACATCGCGATCGTCACCGCCGGCGGCGCCGGGATGTTCTGCGGTTCGTGCATGCACGACAACACCTGGGCTCGGGCGTTGATCGCGCAGGGAGCCGAGGTCTCGCTGATCCCCTGTTACACCCCGCTGCGGCTGGATGAACAGAGCGCCAGTCTGAATCGGGTGTTCTTCGGCGGCATCAACGTCTATCTCAACGGCAAGCTGGGATGGTGGAAGTCCATGCCCCGAGCCGTCACCGGCTGGCTCGACAACCCGTCGCTCATCCGCTGGGCGACCTCGTTTTCCGTCAGCAACGACGCGGCCGAGCTGGGCGAACTGATGCTCTCGATGCTGCAAGGGGAACATGGTCCGCATCGCACTGCCGTCGCCGAACTTGCCGACTTTCTGCGACAACTGCGGCCCGACGTCATCATCTTCAGCAATGCCCTACTCTCGGGGGCACTGCATGAAATTCGTCAGGCGACCACCGCGCCGGTGCTCTGTACGCTGCAAGGAGACGACGTCTTTCTCGACAGCCTCACGCCGGCTTACCGTCAACGGTCAATTGATCTCGTCTCGAAATGCTCGCAGGAATTCGACGGATTTCTGACTCATACCGAATTCTATCGGCAGTACATGGCGAATTACCTGTCGTTGCCGGTCGACGCCTTCTCGGTGCTGCCGCTGGGGATCGACGTGAATGAATACCCCGGCCGTCCTCGTCCAGCGGAACCGGGCCGTTTCGTCGTTGGTTACTTTGCGCGGATGGCTCCGGAAAAGGGCCTGCATCATCTGGCCGACGCCTTCGTGCTGCTCAAGCAGCGGCTGCCCTATGCCCGACTGAAAATCGGCGGATACCAGGAGGGTCCGGGACGCGAGTACCTCAACAAAGTTCTCGCGCACTTGAGTGCACAGGGAATCGAGGTCGAAAACGCCGGCAGCCCGTCCACGATTGCCGAGAAGATCCGCTTCTTCAGCGATCTCGATGTCTTTTCGGTTCCGACGGACTTTCTCGAACCGAAGGGGATGTCGATCCTCGAAGCGATGGCGAACGGAGTCCCTGTCGTGCAGCCGGCGCACGGCTCGTTTCCCGAGATCATTCAGGCGACCGGGGGAGGCCTGCTGGTCACCCCAAAAAATCCCCAGGCCCTGGCAGACGGACTAGAAGAAATGTCCGACCCCGCCCGACGAGCCCGCTTCGCCCATGACGCGTGGGAGAACGTCCGCGCTCAGTACAATCCTCAGCGGATGGCCGAACGCACGCTGGAAATCCTGCAGCGAACCTCGCGACGAACTCTGCCTGTGAACTGA
- the bufB gene encoding MNIO family bufferin maturase, which produces MSSIPRLGLPHLGLGVGLRTPHYPFILDQQPAVDWFEIISENYLDSQGRPRYVLEQIAERYPVVMHGVSLSIGSSDPLNLDYLRKLKQLATAINARWVSDHLCWTGIVGHNSHDLLPVPLTEATLRHVIDRVRIVQDLLERPLVLENPSSYVTFACSTMPEWEFLSRMAEETGCGLLLDVNNVYVSSVNNDFDPIEFIEQLPHDRIVQMHLAGHTNMGTYCIDTHDGPVIDPVWALYRRAHELTGGVATLLEWDARIPPFPVVHAEVLKARQHVASLQSIPTASGVVPEQADSRLSAGHSIPQPAVLVTAEVE; this is translated from the coding sequence ATGTCATCCATACCTCGACTCGGATTGCCGCATTTGGGTCTTGGGGTCGGGTTGCGGACGCCGCATTATCCGTTCATTCTCGACCAGCAACCTGCCGTCGACTGGTTTGAGATCATCTCGGAGAACTACCTCGATTCGCAGGGACGGCCCCGGTACGTTCTCGAACAGATTGCCGAACGCTATCCCGTCGTGATGCACGGGGTGTCGCTGTCGATTGGCAGCAGTGACCCGCTCAACTTAGACTATCTCCGGAAGCTCAAGCAGCTGGCAACCGCCATCAACGCGCGCTGGGTCTCCGATCATCTTTGCTGGACCGGCATTGTCGGTCACAACTCGCACGACTTGCTGCCCGTTCCGTTGACCGAAGCCACTCTGCGGCATGTGATCGATCGGGTGCGGATCGTGCAGGATCTGCTCGAACGCCCGCTGGTGCTTGAGAACCCCAGCAGTTACGTCACGTTTGCCTGTTCGACGATGCCGGAATGGGAGTTTCTGTCGCGAATGGCCGAAGAGACCGGTTGCGGGCTGCTGCTGGATGTGAACAACGTTTATGTCTCCAGCGTGAACAATGATTTCGACCCGATCGAATTCATCGAGCAACTGCCGCATGACCGGATTGTGCAGATGCATCTGGCGGGCCACACCAACATGGGCACCTACTGCATCGACACGCACGACGGACCGGTCATCGATCCGGTCTGGGCGCTCTACCGACGGGCACACGAACTGACCGGCGGCGTCGCGACTTTGCTGGAATGGGACGCCCGGATTCCCCCTTTCCCGGTGGTGCATGCGGAAGTCTTGAAGGCGCGGCAGCATGTCGCCTCGCTGCAATCTATCCCCACCGCATCGGGTGTTGTTCCGGAACAGGCTGACTCACGACTTTCTGCCGGCCACTCGATCCCGCAGCCGGCCGTGCTGGTTACCGCCGAGGTGGAATGA